The Pararge aegeria chromosome 8, ilParAegt1.1, whole genome shotgun sequence genome window below encodes:
- the LOC120626038 gene encoding elongation of very long chain fatty acids protein 7-like, giving the protein SCDLKIIQFGDRTIQTWTFEETFLGLAVVILSYLFLVLRLLPNFMKNRKPFQLKNALLFYNIFQVAFASYAVFLYTRYIVKHGVITTRCPKGEDLKAVISEITPYFIAKHIDLLDTVFFVLRKKENQVTFLHVFHHTLMLTWAWFYQLYYPADHFVVVGLINSFVHVLMYAYYGISSLGPEYAKYVWWKKHLTKVQLIQFILVLCNLYYQQKLTPCPIPALFHYYCLSCIISFFVLFMNFYLRSYFTVSRKKAALKSMEGNNTCDVGIKIN; this is encoded by the exons agctgtgatttgaaaatcattcaattcggtgacaga ACAATTCAAACATGGACATTTGAAGAAACATTTTTGGGTCTGGCGGTCGTCAtactatcatatttatttttagtactgAGGTTGTTACCGAATTTCATGAAAAACAGAAAACCTTTTCAATTGAAGAACGCACTGCTGTTTTACAACATCTTTCAAGTTGCCTTCGCATCATATGCAGTATTTTTG tatacAAGATATATTGTAAAACACGGCGTTATTACAACTCGGTGCCCTAAAGGTGAAGACTTAAAAGCG GTTATTTCCGAAATCACACCATATTTTATAGCAAAGCACATCGACCTATTAGATACGGTATTCTTCGTGCTCCGTAAGAAGGAGAATCAAGTTACTTTCCTCCATGTTTTCCACCACACACTCATGCTTACATGGGCCTGGTTTTACCAGCTGTATTACCCTGCGGACCATTTCGTGGTGGTTGGGCTCATAAACAGCTTCGTACATGTATTGATGTACGCGTACTATGGGATTTCGTCATTAGGACCGGAGTACGCTAAATATGTTTGGTGGAAGAAGCACCTCACTAAAGTTCAGTTG ATACAATTCATCCTGGTGCTATGCAATCTCTACTACCAGCAGAAGTTAACTCCGTGCCCCATTCCAGCCTTGTTCCACTACTACTGCCTCTCCTGCATAATCTCCTTCTTCGTTCTCTTCATGAACTTCTATTTAAGAAGTTACTTTACTGTATCAAGGAAAAAAGCAGCACTGAAAAGTATGGAAGGAAACAATACTTGTGatgttggaataaaaataaattga